ACAAGATTCTGCTTGGTAACTCTGACATCACCCATGTGACCGGCCATTTTCTTACCTTTAAATACTTTACCCGGATCCTGACACTGACCAGTAGAGCCGTGAGCCCTGTGAGATACAGACACACCGTGCGTAGCTTCCATACCGGCGAACCCGTGACGCTTCATACCGCCGGCAAAACCTTTACCTTTTGAAGTTCCGGCAACATCAACAAACTGACCTACAACATAATGGTCTGCCGTTATTTCCTGCCCCACCTGCAAAATGGCATCTTCTGCCACTCTAAACTCTTTTAATTTAGACTTCGGCTCAACTTTTGCTTTAGCGAACTGCCCTCTAAGAGGCTTACTGACATTTTTCACTTTTGCCTTACCCGCACCAAGCTGAACGGCACTATAACCGTCTTTTTCTTTAGTCTTTACAGCCGTAACCTGACAGCTTTCAAGCCTCAATAAAGTCACAGGAACGTTAACGCCTTCTCTATAAAGACGGCTACTTCCCAACTTTGTTGCAATAACTCCGGACCTCATTACGCAGCCTCCACTAACTTAATATCAACTTCAACACCTGCCGCAAGGTCAAGCTTCATTAGAGCATCAACCGTTTGCGGAGTAGGGTCGATAAGCATAAGACGCTTATGCGTACGAATCTCAAACTGCTCTCTTGACTTCTTATCAACGTGCGGTGACCTGTTAACCGTAAACTTCTCCATCCTTAAAGGAAGAGGAACAGGACCGTTTATTTTTGCCCCGGT
This genomic interval from Pseudomonadota bacterium contains the following:
- the rpsJ gene encoding 30S ribosomal protein S10; the protein is MNGQKIRIKLKAFDHRLLDKATSAIVNTVKRTGAKINGPVPLPLRMEKFTVNRSPHVDKKSREQFEIRTHKRLMLIDPTPQTVDALMKLDLAAGVEVDIKLVEAA
- the rplC gene encoding 50S ribosomal protein L3, producing the protein MRSGVIATKLGSSRLYREGVNVPVTLLRLESCQVTAVKTKEKDGYSAVQLGAGKAKVKNVSKPLRGQFAKAKVEPKSKLKEFRVAEDAILQVGQEITADHYVVGQFVDVAGTSKGKGFAGGMKRHGFAGMEATHGVSVSHRAHGSTGQCQDPGKVFKGKKMAGHMGDVRVTKQNLVIMDTDVSQGIIVVNGSVPGAKGGYVYISDSIKKARPAEAPYPAAIKGSAKKEEKSEKPAESSVEENNEGASNES